CGACCGCGCAACGCGTCCACCGCGCACAAAGCCGGCGAACGCGACCAGAAGTCCCCTGACGGGACTTCAATATCCATTATCTCGACCGGACTGACCGGGCCCTCAAGGCTTCCCCTCCGGGCGGCCTTGACCGCCCTACCCCCGACGACCCACTCGCCGAGCGTCACCCTCGCGCGCCCACACGTCAATTAACACTCGCCCGGCATCACGAACACAAACCAAAACGGACTCCGCGGGCGGAGACTCTGCTTGACAAAACCCGCTTCTTCAGACATGCCGTTCTGCGCTTCAGAATCTGGGCAGTCGGACGGTTTCTTGGGCGTGTGTTCGGGCGTCTCCGAACCCTTAGCCCGCCGGGCCGCTCCCGTGGTATGATAGGTGGTATGACCACCAGCAAGATTGCCGTTAGCCTGCCCACCGAACTGGTGGAACAAGCTCAACGGGCGGTAGCCGCTGGTAGAGCGGCCAGCGTCAGTGCTTATGTTGCTCGCGCGCTTGAGGAGCAAGCCAAGCTCGACGATCTAGCGTCGCTCTTGGAAGAGATGCTCGCAGAGACCGGAGGACGCTTGACAGCTGCTGAGCGCAAAGCGGCCGATCGTGCTTTGGGACGATGAGAGGCGCGATTCTTGACACCGGAGCATTGGTCGGATTTGAACGCAACGACAGGCGCGTCGTGGCCATCGTCGCTCGCGCCCTCGAACATAACGACACCTTGGTGGTACCGGCAGGAGTGGTGGGGCAGGCTTGGCGAGACGGTGCTCGTCAGGCCCGCCTCGCGAGGCTCCTCGGATCCCCGCTGTGCGAGATAGTCGCGCTGGATGACCGACGCGCTCGAGAGGCGGGCCAATTGTGCGGAGTCGCCCAGACATCTGACGTCATTGATGCTTCGGTGGTGGTAGTCGCCCGCGAACGAGATGCCAGAGTGATCACCTCCGATCCCGACGATCTGCGACAACTTGATCGCCATATCGATCTAGTCGCCATCTGACTATTTCTAGTAGATCACCCGAAGTGCCGATCGGCTCCTTGGTGACTGGCTGGGGCTCGGATTATCGAGCGGATGTTCTGGGGAGTCCCCGATCAGCCACGTCGACGATCCTTGCAGCCGGCTCCTGCCTAGTCCTTATTGCTCTCACGCCTGCGAGAGCGAAGGCGCTATCGGCGGTGATTTCGATCACGGCGGTTAACCACGAGAACCACGTCACACCCGAATGGGGCGCAGACACGAAGCTGTCGCTCAGGAAATGAATCCACTTGGGCAGCACGTGAGCATAGGTGAAAAGGATGGCACTTCCAAAGCCAACGAAGATGGCGATCTCGGGGGTACGACGGTAGCGGGTGAAAGTCAGCACAACCGCAGTTGCGACGAGCACCGCCTGGATGAAACCGCCAATAACAACCGACTTGGGGGAGGCTGAAAGGCCACGACGGAGATGATCCATTCCGTGCACTCCAACCGCAATGGCACAAGCGACTGCAGTTACTCGCAGCACCCCGTCGCTCGTAGCTGGGGCGTTCCCGAGGTGGAGGTTCATTTGCTCACCTCATCGACGCCCCGAGGTCAGTTGTCACGAGGGCGCTGAAGGCCAGATCGAATTGCCTCTGGCGAGCGTCACCGCTGACCAGATGGGGAACCAGGTGTTTGGCCTGAAGCAGCCCAACGTAGATGGAGCCCACCAGCACCGCTCGATCGAGAGCCTCGGTCGAGTCCCACCCGAGCTGTTCGAACTGGGCGGCCATATACGTGATGCGTCGCTGCGAAACCCGACGGGCCGCTCGGCGGACGATGGGGTGCTCAGGGTTGGCGAGGATTGCGAGTTCCGCGGCCCGGTCTGGCGATGGCATCTCCGAAGCGCCGGCGAAGAGCAGCTTCAGCCGCTCGGCCGGGTCCGGCTCCTGATTCAGTCTCTCGATGACCGTATCAGTGAGCTTCCTCTCCCATTCGGAAAGCGCCGCCTCGATCAGAGAGTCACGGTTCTTGAAGTGCCAGTAGAAGCTGCCCTTGGTCGCTTCGAGTTCGGCAGCAATGGGCTCTATCGCCACGGCATCGACCCCGCCTCGCCCCATTGCTCGAAATGCAGCTCTGGCCCAATCGTCGGGCGTCAACTGCCGTTTGGCGGGTTGGCGTATTACCATACGTTGGCGTATGGTAGCCCATACGCCTACGTATGGAGCAAATCGAGGATAGGCGAGCGTATGAGTGGAGGAGGAACCGTGGAAGTCGGAGTAACACACGCAGCGTCGGTGTCGAGCTTGGTAGGCGTAGACGAGGTGCCGGAGGTGGTGCGCTCGCTCATCACCCTCGCCGAGCCCGATTACGCCGATCTTGTCACCCTCCAGACGCCTCGAGCCGGGGAGAGATCAGCAGAGGGATGGGCGAGGGCCGTCCTTGAAGAGGCCCCGGTATCGCGGCGCAATGCCAGACGCCTGTGGCGCCTGATGGGTTTGCGTCTCGGACCAAGCCAATCGCACGACTACATACAAGGCTGGAAGATCACCCAACGCGGGGACAACTGGATCCGAGCTGAAACCTCCTCGTGGTACGCATCTTGCCAAGCGGTGTGCCTGGTCGAGGCCGGCCAAGTCTCGGTGTCACTGTCCCTGCGCTACGACCGGCCTCTCGTTGCCCGATCAGTATGGGCTCTCATAGCGGGCCTCCATCAGCGAGGACTGCCCGTCATGCTTCGCCAAGCCGCCAAGCTGGTCGAAGCCGACTCAGAACCTCACCTTGACGCATCCTAGGTTGGCCCTGGTCGCTGCGTAGCTGGGACAGCGCCCGCGGTGCCGTTCTGCATCCTGAAGGTGGATCAGCCAGCAGGACTATCGGGCGCACAATCTGCGTTGAGACCCGGCGAGGTTATGGCTAGATGGTCATCCGTGGCATTCGTTTTGTCCCGGAACGTTCCGAAGGCAAGCAAGCCAAATTAATTGGTTCAGCGCCATCAGGTAGATCGGCCAGCCGATGTCAACGAAACTCGTATGGAGGGCGGCCGTGGCGCCGGCGGCCGCGGCGAGGGCAGAGATCAGGAAGGGAACCGGGATCTCCGACTTGGGGTCCCGGTAGGTCTAAGGATCATCGCTACGCACGCCAAGCTGTCCGCGACGATGGCCAGAAGGATGGCTACCGACGGGCTCGAGGTGATCTGCCAAGCGAATATTGCAACGGCGGCGAGCACAAGGCTGACGAACTCGAGGCGGCCGGCGACTCTGGATCCGTTCTTGAAGGCGATCCCTGCGATCAGCCAGCAATAGAGAAACGATGCGCCTGGCACTGCCGCTGACCAGGTCGGATCGGTAATCACCTGGGCCGAAAACGCAATGCCGCTAACAACCGCCCCGGCACCCTATGCCAGCACATGCGGGCGGACCGTCTTCTTGATCGAGACCGCAATGTACGGAACTGTGGCAGCAAAGTAGCCCACACCTGAACACGTCCCCACGAGTTCCCTCCACACCATAACTCAGATTACGGCGTCGCCTATATCTCTGCGTCTCGGCTATCGGCTCCGGGAGTTGCCGTTCGGCGCATCAATGCGCTCGGTTGGCCCAGATTCTGATGCGCGCATTTTGAAGCGAGCTTCTCCTGGGAGCGCTAGCTTCGACTCGATGGCCGCAATGAATCTTGAGGATCGGATCCGCGCGATCTGTTTGGCTTTTCCGGGGGTCTCTGAGCGACTGAGCCATGGATCGCCGGCTTTCTTCGGGGGCAAACAGTTCTTAATGCTATGGCCCAATGGCCACCATGATCACGACTTCCCACATCTCTGGTGCGCCGCACCACCGGGAGCTCAAACAGAACTTCTCACAACCGAGCCTGACCGCTTCTTCCGGCCGCCTTATGTAGGAGGACGCGGCTGGATCGGCATACGTCTCGATGGCGAAGTCGACTGGGACGAGGTGGCGGCCGTCTGCGAAGAAGCTTTCCGAGCTGTTGCGCCGAAGAAACTAATTGCTGCCCTCGATCTTGGTCTGAGTTGACTGAATTCGCCGTCTGGCTCGCCCGACAGCGAACCCATCCAAGAAGTGCCGTTCGGTGCTCATGTTGCGCTGGCACGGCCCGGATTCTCGATCGCTCGTTCTGGCGTGAACGATGAAACCTTCGGAGACGACCGCGCCGGCTACTCGATAGGGTCGGAGTCCTTTAGGTGGTACTGGGTTTGCTATCACTCGCGGTTTTGCGGAAGTCCCAGAACCTGCCGGGCTCGGGTGATGATCTCGTTGAGCACGCTGGCGGCTGAAGCGACGTCGGCGTCAGGGAGGCCCTCCCAAATCGACCCTGCGACCTCTGTGATCCTGGCCTGAACGCCGGCGGCTATTTCGTTGCCGGAAGGCGTGAGCCTGCCGTCATCGAGCAGACCACGGGTGGTTAGGTGTTCCACGAGGTCTTCGGCGTTCGTGAAGTATGCCTGATCGGTGAGCGCTAGCTGGAGGCCGTCGGCATCGACCTCGCCGTCGAGCTGCCTGGCTAACCGCAGCGTCACCCATTCGGGCTCAGTAAGCCCCGTGGGTTCCAGGAACCGTTGGAGCAGCGCGTTTAGGGTCTTTTCGGTTTCACCGATGAGTTGAGGGCCAAATGGAGTGGGCATCTTACCTCCAGGATTTCTGACTCGTTGGATGGTCCAACGAATGGAGGTCGTTGGGTATTCCAACGATCTAGGATGAGTGCATGCCGCCCCTCAAGAGGGTCGCCGGAAAGCCGACCTGGTTACTGAGCCAGGCCAACGCCCGCGCGCAGGCGTTGCTATCCGAGCGGTTCGCAGCTGAAGGGGTCCGCGGTTACCACTTTCGGATCCTGGCGGCTCTGGACCAGTACGGGGCGAGTAGCCAGGCCGACCTCGGTCGGCACACCGGAATCGACGAAAGCGAAGTGGTCGCAACCATGAAGGATCTGCTCGCGCGAGGGATGGCCTCCAGCCGAACGAACCCCCTCGACCGGCGGCGAAAGATCGTGACAATCACCAAGAGCGGGTCCCGCTTGTTGGAGCAACTCGACACCAGACTCGCTGAAGTCCAGGAGGCATTCCTAGCTCCACTCTCAACCAGCCAACGGCGAGCCCTCGTAAGCCTGCTCGAGCAACTGTCGTGACGAAACCTAGGGGTCGATCGTGGGTGCACCCGCGTCAGACGCGTGGACGCCCGAGGTGATCTGCGCTCGTTAGCTCGTGCTTACGGCCGGATTCCGGATCGCGCGTTCTGCGGTGCAGGATACGGGGTGACGTCCCGGGGGCTGGCGCTGTGCTGGAGCGGCTGCGGCGGGACTCTGGACCAGATAGACAGGGGTTATGCCGCGCCCGTTCCGCTTTGGGGTCAACACGACAGCGATCCATTCTCGGTCTGCATGGCAAGACAGAGCCCGTCGCCTAGAAGCAGAGGGGTGGTCGACGGTTTTGGTCCCCGATCACCTGGGCGGCGCCTCCACGTTCGCTCCTCTTATTTCAGCAGCCGATGTGACTACGGACCTGCGAGTGGGCAACCTGGTTGTCAATAACGACTTCTTCCATCCCTTGCGACTCGCCCAGGAAGCCGCCACTGTCGATTTGCTCACCGACGGGCGACTCGAGCTGGGTCTCGGTTCTGGATGGAACGAGCCGGAATACCGACTCCTTGGACTTGCCTACGACCGGCCGTCCGTGCGCGCCGCTCGACTTCGACAGGCCGTGGCGACAATGAAGGACGCGTGGGCCGGACACCCGCGTCTGCCGGGATCTGGAGACGAGGAA
This DNA window, taken from Acidimicrobiales bacterium, encodes the following:
- a CDS encoding MmcQ/YjbR family DNA-binding protein, with the translated sequence MAAMNLEDRIRAICLAFPGVSERLSHGSPAFFGGKQFLMLWPNGHHDHDFPHLWCAAPPGAQTELLTTEPDRFFRPPYVGGRGWIGIRLDGEVDWDEVAAVCEEAFRAVAPKKLIAALDLGLS
- a CDS encoding PIN domain-containing protein; translation: MRGAILDTGALVGFERNDRRVVAIVARALEHNDTLVVPAGVVGQAWRDGARQARLARLLGSPLCEIVALDDRRAREAGQLCGVAQTSDVIDASVVVVARERDARVITSDPDDLRQLDRHIDLVAI
- a CDS encoding MarR family transcriptional regulator, with product MPPLKRVAGKPTWLLSQANARAQALLSERFAAEGVRGYHFRILAALDQYGASSQADLGRHTGIDESEVVATMKDLLARGMASSRTNPLDRRRKIVTITKSGSRLLEQLDTRLAEVQEAFLAPLSTSQRRALVSLLEQLS
- a CDS encoding TetR/AcrR family transcriptional regulator, which encodes MVIRQPAKRQLTPDDWARAAFRAMGRGGVDAVAIEPIAAELEATKGSFYWHFKNRDSLIEAALSEWERKLTDTVIERLNQEPDPAERLKLLFAGASEMPSPDRAAELAILANPEHPIVRRAARRVSQRRITYMAAQFEQLGWDSTEALDRAVLVGSIYVGLLQAKHLVPHLVSGDARQRQFDLAFSALVTTDLGASMR